One Sphingopyxis macrogoltabida genomic region harbors:
- a CDS encoding TIR domain-containing protein has product MVDVFISYSRDNKARVADIAAAVSAAGYDVWWDAELPPHRSYGDVITEKIGSAKAAIVVWSQASAQSEWVRAEADVARNQKKLVQTAIDDVMPPLPFNQIQFADLSDWRGEADHSGWRKVLMSLEDLCGREAVAAPVQVPRPMAPVAPPRDDVPSPPAAPKSSFLPWALLGLAVVAIALLAWKLTQPAAVEPAASQAAAPVEEEKPEVPASDDAPAPATAPGEAYTLAAVIDDPDGFTNIRAAQNTQSAIVGKVLEGEKFLTYKQPGQWWRVRKADGTMGYMFRKYIRLVEGGAAQGTPAAPAGPMPTGVGGSGVVIPDSSERLLTPADIANFGLLELRIARNEIFARHGFRFKDPRLARHFGQFDWYRPTSDNVQLSATEKANVSLLKSAEAGAQ; this is encoded by the coding sequence ATGGTCGACGTGTTCATTTCCTACTCGCGCGACAACAAGGCGCGCGTCGCCGATATCGCGGCGGCGGTTTCGGCGGCAGGCTATGACGTCTGGTGGGATGCCGAACTGCCGCCGCACCGGTCGTACGGCGATGTGATTACGGAAAAGATCGGCAGCGCAAAGGCGGCGATCGTCGTCTGGTCGCAGGCATCGGCGCAGTCCGAATGGGTGCGCGCCGAGGCCGATGTCGCACGCAACCAGAAGAAGCTGGTGCAGACGGCGATCGACGACGTGATGCCGCCGCTCCCCTTCAACCAGATCCAGTTCGCCGACCTCAGCGACTGGCGCGGCGAGGCCGATCACAGCGGCTGGCGCAAGGTGCTGATGAGTCTCGAGGATTTATGCGGCAGGGAAGCCGTGGCTGCACCGGTGCAGGTCCCGCGTCCGATGGCCCCGGTCGCCCCGCCGCGCGATGATGTGCCGTCGCCGCCCGCAGCGCCAAAATCCTCGTTCCTGCCATGGGCACTGCTCGGGCTCGCCGTCGTCGCCATTGCGCTGCTCGCCTGGAAACTGACGCAGCCCGCCGCCGTCGAACCTGCCGCATCGCAAGCGGCCGCGCCGGTCGAGGAGGAAAAGCCCGAGGTTCCCGCATCCGATGACGCGCCAGCGCCGGCCACCGCGCCGGGCGAAGCTTATACCTTGGCCGCGGTCATCGATGATCCCGACGGGTTCACCAACATTCGCGCGGCGCAGAACACCCAGTCGGCGATCGTCGGCAAGGTGCTCGAAGGCGAAAAATTCCTGACCTACAAACAACCGGGCCAATGGTGGCGCGTCCGCAAAGCGGACGGCACGATGGGCTATATGTTCCGCAAATATATCCGGCTGGTCGAGGGCGGGGCGGCACAGGGAACGCCCGCCGCGCCCGCCGGTCCAATGCCGACCGGGGTAGGCGGCAGCGGGGTGGTGATTCCCGATTCGTCCGAACGGCTGCTGACCCCCGCCGATATCGCCAATTTCGGGCTGCTCGAACTGCGTATCGCGCGGAACGAGATTTTCGCACGCCATGGTTTCCGGTTCAAGGATCCGCGGCTGGCGCGACATTTCGGCCAGTTCGACTGGTATCGTCCGACAAGCGACAATGTGCAGTTGTCGGCGACCGAAAAGGCGAACGTCAGCCTGCTGAAGTCGGCCGAAGCCGGCGCGCAATGA
- a CDS encoding DUF4349 domain-containing protein: protein MKTKLLAGAMALALIGCSKKAAEDAASTDTPAPATEAASAARDAAEEAVPDIGLNATPGVAFDYSYAFRLDDNRIAKVQSEHAAACEMLGTARCRIADIRYGKVRENEVEAQTSFKLDPGIARKFGADAIASVEKAEGVLADASVAGEDVGTQIEQSQQRSAGAAAEIERLEGRLKQGGLDKGERAELLAQIAGLRGQLGDERASRRAGEAKIAMTSVVFNYVGNGGLPGIGHENPFSNAWTTLLGSGGTLLSIILVAGAAILPWALLAALIVFLWRKVRRGRPTGPSAPTA from the coding sequence ATGAAAACCAAGCTCTTAGCGGGCGCGATGGCGCTCGCCCTGATCGGCTGCTCGAAAAAGGCAGCCGAAGATGCTGCTTCGACCGACACCCCTGCCCCCGCCACCGAAGCTGCGTCGGCGGCCCGCGACGCGGCAGAAGAGGCGGTTCCCGATATCGGCCTTAATGCGACCCCCGGCGTCGCCTTCGATTATAGCTATGCGTTCCGCTTAGACGACAACCGGATCGCCAAGGTCCAGAGCGAACATGCCGCTGCGTGCGAAATGCTCGGCACCGCGCGGTGCCGGATTGCCGACATCCGCTATGGCAAGGTTCGCGAGAATGAGGTCGAGGCGCAGACGAGCTTCAAACTCGACCCCGGCATCGCCCGCAAGTTTGGCGCCGATGCGATCGCCAGCGTCGAGAAGGCCGAGGGCGTACTCGCCGATGCCAGCGTCGCCGGCGAGGATGTCGGCACGCAGATCGAGCAATCGCAGCAACGCAGTGCCGGTGCCGCTGCCGAAATCGAGCGTCTCGAAGGGCGGCTGAAACAGGGCGGGCTCGACAAGGGTGAGCGCGCGGAACTGCTCGCGCAAATCGCCGGGCTGCGCGGCCAGCTCGGCGACGAGCGCGCCAGCCGGCGCGCCGGCGAAGCGAAAATCGCGATGACCAGCGTCGTCTTTAACTATGTCGGCAACGGCGGCCTGCCGGGGATCGGCCACGAAAACCCGTTCAGCAACGCGTGGACGACGCTGCTTGGCAGCGGCGGCACCCTGCTTTCGATCATTCTCGTGGCTGGCGCAGCGATCCTGCCCTGGGCGCTGCTTGCCGCGCTTATCGTCTTCCTGTGGCGGAAAGTCCGTCGCGGGCGTCCGACCGGGCCGTCGGCGCCGACAGCCTGA
- a CDS encoding TRAFs-binding domain-containing protein translates to MTDSGATASASAEAEVAHRLGQGDALSAFDCAAAARRAGTDSPRLRYLMVRALAASGDSLGAMHLYEQFDLAASGDVDSVSLAGRIWKDAAFDHRGSERTAYLQKAAAAYDHAFRMSGADFPAINAASLYAMLGERERAASLAEPIAANGPAGNYWDQATFVEALLLLGRGDEALIHARSADEQAGTRAGDRASTCRQIDRLAKSRAIDRDHAAAIIAVLRPMPVGVYCGRMFRAGGAGEANAHAAIARALDTRPVSALIGPLACGADILFAEEALARGIDLTVVLPFAEDDFIAQSVLSGGDEWLARYVRCRDGAAMVHFASTARYVSDDCQFILGSHTAMGLAKLRARELETAAIQFAVVDPAVAARPDAVIAGTNADIALWRDNGGVTGTIAVGDLDRRLEFPPAPKPPEGTRRGLYAILFADFAGFSKLGEGELPVFAQEVMGGIGRILDDFGDAVLFRNTWGDAVYAIIDEPATAARIALAMQERLGTLPPGLGLEGHRAGMRTGIHFGPIYRGVDPVVGNELWYGTEVTRTARIEPVTLVGEIYCTQPLAAMLALGNARDFNCDYVGKVKLAKDYGELALYRLSRRSA, encoded by the coding sequence ATGACGGATAGCGGGGCGACGGCGAGCGCCTCCGCCGAGGCAGAGGTCGCGCACCGGCTGGGGCAGGGCGATGCGTTGAGCGCCTTCGACTGCGCCGCCGCCGCACGCCGCGCCGGCACCGACAGCCCGCGCCTCCGTTATCTGATGGTGCGCGCGCTGGCCGCGTCGGGCGATAGCCTCGGCGCGATGCACCTCTATGAACAGTTCGACCTCGCCGCGAGCGGCGACGTCGACAGTGTTTCGCTCGCAGGGCGCATCTGGAAGGATGCAGCGTTCGACCACCGCGGTTCCGAACGCACGGCCTATCTGCAAAAGGCCGCTGCCGCTTACGATCACGCCTTTCGCATGTCGGGCGCAGATTTTCCGGCGATCAATGCCGCGAGCCTGTACGCGATGCTTGGCGAACGCGAGCGGGCCGCGTCGCTCGCCGAACCGATCGCCGCCAATGGCCCGGCTGGCAATTATTGGGATCAGGCGACCTTTGTCGAGGCGTTGCTGTTGCTGGGACGCGGGGACGAGGCGTTGATCCACGCTCGCAGTGCGGATGAACAGGCCGGCACCCGGGCCGGCGATCGCGCTTCGACCTGCCGCCAGATTGACCGGCTCGCCAAGAGCCGCGCGATCGATCGCGATCATGCCGCCGCGATCATCGCCGTGCTGCGCCCGATGCCGGTCGGCGTCTATTGCGGCCGCATGTTCCGGGCCGGCGGGGCGGGGGAGGCCAATGCGCACGCCGCGATCGCCCGCGCGCTCGATACCCGGCCCGTGTCGGCGCTGATCGGCCCGCTCGCCTGCGGCGCCGACATATTGTTCGCCGAGGAAGCGCTGGCGCGCGGCATCGACCTGACCGTGGTGCTGCCTTTCGCCGAGGATGATTTCATCGCCCAGTCGGTGCTGTCGGGCGGCGACGAATGGCTCGCACGTTATGTCCGCTGCCGCGACGGCGCGGCGATGGTCCATTTCGCCAGCACCGCGCGCTATGTCAGCGACGATTGCCAGTTCATCCTCGGTTCGCACACTGCGATGGGGCTCGCCAAGCTCCGCGCCCGCGAACTCGAAACCGCGGCGATCCAGTTCGCCGTCGTCGATCCGGCGGTGGCGGCGCGGCCCGATGCGGTCATCGCGGGCACCAACGCCGATATCGCCCTGTGGCGCGACAATGGCGGGGTTACCGGGACGATTGCCGTCGGTGATCTCGACCGCAGACTGGAATTTCCCCCTGCGCCGAAACCGCCCGAGGGCACGCGGCGCGGCCTTTATGCGATCCTGTTCGCCGATTTCGCCGGCTTTTCGAAGCTCGGCGAGGGCGAGCTCCCCGTTTTCGCGCAGGAGGTCATGGGCGGCATCGGCCGCATCCTCGACGATTTCGGCGACGCCGTCTTGTTCCGCAACACCTGGGGCGATGCCGTCTATGCGATCATCGACGAGCCGGCGACCGCCGCGCGGATCGCGCTGGCGATGCAGGAACGGCTCGGCACGCTGCCGCCGGGCCTCGGCCTCGAAGGGCATCGCGCCGGGATGCGCACCGGCATTCACTTCGGGCCGATCTATCGCGGCGTCGATCCGGTGGTCGGCAACGAGCTGTGGTATGGAACCGAGGTAACCCGCACCGCGCGGATCGAGCCGGTAACGCTCGTCGGCGAGATTTATTGCACCCAACCGCTCGCGGCGATGCTGGCGCTCGGCAATGCGCGCGATTTCAACTGCGATTATGTCGGCAAAGTGAAGCTCGCCAAGGATTATGGCGAGTTGGCGCTCTATCGCCTGTCGCGCCGCTCAGCCTGA
- a CDS encoding NADP-dependent oxidoreductase has translation MAKAWHLISRPTGLPTMADFALRDLPDAPLEADQLRVRNLWLSVDPYMRGRMNDAKSYAASFKIDQPMTGGAIGEVIESRLDGFAPGDLVLHMGGWRDGGVIGLDVRPNKLPAAALAAGMTPQTFLHNMGLTGGTAWIGLLRIAAAKPGDVVFVSAAAGAVGSAVVQIAKVREMTVIGSAGGAEKCKWVSALGADAVIDYKAGPVLPALAAALQKLGKSGVDVYFDNVGGEHLDAAFATASDFARFAICGMIDVYNDGKAQEMKYLIRAIPARIRMEGFIYTDQFIDCMEEFYADMGALIASGAVTMRETVHDGLEAAPDAFLGLFSGDNIGKMLVRL, from the coding sequence ATGGCCAAGGCGTGGCACCTCATCAGCCGTCCGACCGGACTACCGACGATGGCGGACTTCGCGTTACGCGATCTGCCCGACGCGCCGCTGGAAGCCGATCAATTGCGGGTTCGCAACCTCTGGCTTTCGGTCGATCCCTACATGCGCGGCCGCATGAACGACGCGAAAAGCTATGCCGCCAGTTTCAAGATCGACCAGCCGATGACCGGCGGCGCGATCGGCGAAGTGATCGAAAGCCGGCTCGACGGTTTCGCGCCCGGCGACCTCGTCCTCCATATGGGCGGCTGGCGCGATGGCGGCGTGATCGGACTCGACGTGAGGCCCAATAAATTGCCCGCAGCGGCGCTCGCCGCTGGGATGACGCCGCAGACCTTTCTCCACAATATGGGCCTGACCGGCGGCACGGCGTGGATCGGGCTGCTGAGGATCGCGGCCGCGAAGCCCGGCGACGTCGTTTTCGTCTCCGCAGCCGCGGGCGCCGTCGGTTCCGCCGTAGTACAGATCGCCAAGGTGCGCGAGATGACGGTGATCGGCTCGGCGGGCGGCGCCGAAAAGTGTAAGTGGGTCAGTGCGCTGGGTGCCGATGCGGTGATCGATTACAAGGCTGGGCCCGTCCTTCCGGCGCTGGCAGCGGCTCTGCAGAAATTGGGCAAGAGCGGCGTCGATGTCTATTTCGACAATGTCGGGGGCGAGCATCTCGACGCTGCTTTCGCTACCGCGAGCGATTTCGCACGCTTTGCCATTTGCGGGATGATCGACGTCTATAACGACGGCAAGGCGCAGGAGATGAAGTATCTGATCCGCGCGATCCCGGCGCGCATCCGGATGGAAGGCTTTATCTACACCGACCAGTTCATCGATTGCATGGAAGAGTTCTACGCCGACATGGGGGCGTTGATCGCAAGCGGCGCGGTGACGATGCGCGAGACGGTGCACGACGGGCTCGAGGCGGCGCCCGACGCTTTCCTCGGACTCTTCTCCGGCGACAATATCGGGAAGATGCTGGTCAGGCTCTGA
- a CDS encoding SapC family protein → MATAPAPANLPLFYKDLVPLSSVDHADFHARPLDKADFLIDQHAVPLTSDEFIAASRFYPIVFSAGENPVPLALMGLNEGMNTFVDADGKLINPVYVPAYIRRYPFLLARLRPDSDELSLCFDPTSGAVGKFDEGDALFADGKPTEPVNAVLEFCKNFEESGQRTGAFVDELKKADLLMDGEVSIQPEGSDKPYVYRGFQMVDENKLRELRGDVLRKMMQNGMLGLIFAHLFSLQLMREIFAEQVKSGKMPLVTEAPAA, encoded by the coding sequence ATGGCCACTGCGCCCGCCCCTGCCAACCTGCCGCTTTTCTACAAGGACCTCGTTCCGCTTTCGAGCGTCGATCACGCCGACTTCCACGCGCGCCCGCTCGACAAGGCCGACTTTCTGATCGACCAGCATGCCGTGCCGCTGACCTCGGACGAGTTCATCGCCGCGAGCCGCTTTTACCCGATCGTCTTTTCGGCCGGTGAAAACCCGGTTCCGCTCGCGCTGATGGGGCTCAACGAAGGCATGAACACCTTTGTCGATGCCGATGGCAAGCTGATCAACCCGGTCTATGTGCCGGCCTATATCCGCCGTTATCCCTTCCTGCTCGCCCGCCTGCGCCCCGACAGCGACGAACTGTCGCTGTGCTTCGACCCCACTTCGGGCGCGGTCGGCAAGTTCGACGAAGGCGACGCGCTGTTCGCCGACGGCAAGCCGACCGAACCGGTCAACGCCGTGCTCGAATTCTGCAAGAATTTCGAAGAATCGGGCCAGCGCACCGGTGCCTTCGTTGACGAGCTCAAGAAGGCCGACCTGCTGATGGACGGCGAAGTCAGCATCCAGCCCGAAGGCAGCGACAAGCCCTATGTCTATCGCGGGTTCCAGATGGTCGACGAAAACAAGCTGCGCGAACTGCGCGGCGACGTCTTGCGCAAGATGATGCAGAACGGCATGCTCGGCCTGATTTTCGCGCACCTCTTTTCGCTGCAACTGATGCGCGAGATTTTTGCGGAGCAGGTGAAGAGCGGCAAGATGCCGCTGGTCACGGAGGCTCCCGCCGCCTGA
- a CDS encoding RsmB/NOP family class I SAM-dependent RNA methyltransferase, with protein sequence MADRRPPRRRRGSEGDPPGTAPRRAALRLIDAVLRRGDPLDIAAHAATQGLAPADRAFAIAIVSETLRWMVDIDALIDSATAQPLPDDVKSRAVLRIALAQLLVLKSPGHAVVSTALPLVDGGPRRLVHAILSRAQQEEWALPERATLPPATAERWSAAWGDAMVTAAEAAWSAPPPLDLSFAAEPDAAAWPDATSLVPRHLRLPRGQAVTDLPGFEAGGWWVQDIAASIPARLLGAGDGRSVLDLCAAPGGKTMQLAAAGWSVLAVDASAKRLARLEENLDRTGLEAAVVQGDIRKWEPGEAADAVLLDAPCSATGIFRRHPDVLHRIEAREIAEMAGLQSELLARAAKWAKPGGTLVYATCSLERAEGEDQIMAFLAGRPDWSVVPAGGDELPAGIAPDANGFVRTLPDMLTAAGGLDGFFIARLRAPSG encoded by the coding sequence ATGGCTGACCGGCGGCCTCCCCGCCGGCGCCGCGGGTCCGAGGGCGACCCGCCGGGCACGGCGCCGCGCCGCGCCGCCCTGCGTCTGATCGACGCCGTGCTGCGGCGCGGCGATCCGCTCGATATCGCCGCCCACGCGGCGACGCAGGGCCTTGCGCCCGCCGACCGGGCCTTTGCGATCGCAATCGTGTCCGAAACGCTGCGCTGGATGGTCGACATCGACGCGCTGATCGACAGCGCCACGGCACAGCCGCTGCCTGACGACGTCAAGTCGCGCGCCGTGCTGCGGATCGCACTGGCGCAGCTCTTGGTGCTGAAAAGTCCGGGACATGCGGTGGTGTCGACCGCGCTCCCGCTCGTCGATGGTGGACCGCGGCGGCTGGTGCATGCGATCCTGTCGCGCGCGCAACAGGAAGAATGGGCGCTGCCCGAACGCGCCACGCTGCCCCCGGCGACCGCCGAGCGCTGGTCGGCGGCGTGGGGCGACGCGATGGTGACGGCGGCGGAAGCGGCGTGGAGCGCGCCGCCGCCACTCGACCTCAGTTTCGCCGCCGAACCCGATGCGGCGGCGTGGCCCGACGCCACCAGCCTTGTCCCGCGCCATTTGCGCTTGCCACGCGGGCAGGCGGTGACCGATCTGCCCGGTTTCGAGGCGGGCGGCTGGTGGGTGCAGGATATCGCCGCCAGTATCCCCGCGCGGCTGCTTGGCGCAGGCGACGGGCGGTCGGTGCTCGACCTCTGCGCCGCGCCCGGCGGCAAGACGATGCAGCTCGCCGCTGCGGGCTGGTCGGTACTTGCCGTCGACGCAAGCGCCAAAAGGCTGGCGCGGCTCGAGGAAAATCTCGACCGCACCGGGCTGGAAGCTGCGGTCGTGCAGGGCGATATCCGGAAATGGGAACCGGGCGAGGCGGCCGATGCGGTGCTGCTCGACGCACCCTGCTCGGCGACGGGTATCTTCCGCCGCCACCCCGACGTGCTTCACCGCATCGAAGCACGCGAGATCGCCGAGATGGCCGGACTTCAGAGCGAACTGCTCGCGCGCGCGGCGAAGTGGGCCAAGCCGGGCGGCACGCTTGTCTATGCGACCTGCTCGCTCGAACGCGCGGAAGGGGAGGACCAGATTATGGCTTTTCTCGCCGGGCGTCCCGATTGGTCGGTCGTTCCGGCAGGTGGCGACGAACTCCCCGCGGGAATCGCGCCTGATGCGAACGGTTTTGTCCGAACGCTCCCAGACATGCTCACGGCGGCCGGCGGCCTCGACGGCTTTTTCATCGCCCGGTTGCGGGCACCGTCAGGCTGA
- a CDS encoding DUF1674 domain-containing protein — MSKHDEAETIGGTPRAAKRPAHVKPPAGWTNTPVPAPEPARAEPDAEQPGGRNPVRYGDWELKGLAIDF, encoded by the coding sequence ATGAGCAAGCATGATGAAGCTGAAACGATTGGCGGTACCCCGCGCGCGGCGAAGCGTCCCGCGCATGTAAAGCCGCCCGCCGGCTGGACGAACACGCCGGTTCCCGCTCCCGAACCGGCTCGCGCCGAACCCGACGCCGAGCAGCCGGGCGGACGCAACCCGGTGCGCTATGGCGACTGGGAGCTCAAGGGCCTTGCCATCGACTTCTGA
- a CDS encoding DEAD/DEAH box helicase — protein sequence MKFADIGLSDELLRAIEESGYDEPTPIQAGVIPSVLMMRDIIGIAQTGTGKTASFVLPMIDILAHGRARARMPRSLILAPTRELAAQVAENFEKYGKYNKLSMALLIGGVQMGDQVKALEKGVDVLIATPGRLMDLFERGKILLTGCNLLVIDEADRMLDMGFIPDIENICTKLPATRQTLLFSATMPPPIKKLADKFLSNPKTIEVARPASRNENIEQFLVKTSERSKRDTLRGLIEAEDIGTAIIFCNRKTTVRELAKSLQRYGYKAGEIHGDMDQSSRIAELDRFKAGTINILVASDVAARGLDVKGVSHVFNFDAPWHPDDYVHRIGRTGRAGAKGRAFTLVTPSDDEAVDNIQKLTGYQIPVHSQASPTASDAKAADVGDREPRREARSGRSRGGSKSTTDEPRPVKATEEAPSKPKKSGDKRKPPASDRHDDRDGPDDGWNGPMPSFLSVGFGTE from the coding sequence ATGAAATTTGCCGACATCGGCCTTTCCGACGAACTTTTGCGCGCCATCGAGGAGTCGGGCTACGACGAACCGACGCCGATTCAGGCGGGGGTGATCCCGTCGGTCCTGATGATGCGGGATATTATCGGCATCGCCCAGACGGGCACCGGCAAGACCGCTTCGTTCGTCTTGCCGATGATCGACATCCTCGCTCACGGCCGCGCCCGCGCCCGGATGCCGCGCTCGCTGATCCTCGCGCCGACGCGTGAACTTGCAGCGCAAGTCGCGGAAAATTTTGAAAAATACGGCAAATATAACAAGCTGTCGATGGCGCTGCTGATCGGCGGCGTCCAGATGGGTGACCAGGTCAAAGCGCTCGAAAAAGGCGTCGACGTGCTGATCGCAACGCCGGGGCGCCTGATGGACCTGTTCGAGCGCGGCAAGATATTGCTCACCGGTTGCAACTTGCTCGTCATCGACGAGGCCGACCGGATGCTCGATATGGGCTTCATCCCCGATATCGAGAATATCTGCACGAAGCTGCCCGCGACTCGGCAAACGCTGCTGTTCTCGGCGACGATGCCGCCGCCGATCAAGAAACTGGCCGACAAGTTCCTGTCGAACCCGAAGACGATCGAGGTTGCCCGCCCGGCGAGCCGCAACGAAAATATCGAACAGTTCCTCGTCAAGACGTCGGAACGCAGCAAGCGCGACACGTTGCGCGGGCTGATCGAGGCCGAAGACATCGGTACCGCGATCATCTTCTGCAATCGCAAGACGACGGTCCGCGAACTTGCCAAGTCGCTGCAGCGCTACGGCTACAAGGCGGGTGAGATTCACGGCGACATGGATCAGTCGAGCCGGATCGCCGAGCTCGACCGTTTCAAGGCCGGCACGATCAATATCCTCGTCGCCTCCGATGTTGCGGCGCGCGGGCTCGATGTGAAGGGCGTCAGCCACGTCTTCAATTTCGATGCCCCCTGGCATCCCGACGACTATGTCCACCGCATCGGCCGCACCGGTCGCGCGGGCGCGAAGGGGCGGGCGTTTACGCTGGTCACGCCGTCGGACGACGAAGCGGTCGACAATATCCAGAAGCTCACCGGCTACCAGATTCCGGTCCACAGTCAGGCGTCACCCACGGCATCGGATGCCAAGGCGGCCGACGTCGGGGATCGGGAACCGCGACGAGAGGCCCGGTCCGGGCGCAGCCGCGGCGGATCGAAATCGACGACGGACGAGCCGCGTCCGGTAAAGGCCACCGAGGAAGCGCCGTCGAAGCCGAAGAAGTCCGGCGACAAGCGCAAGCCTCCGGCGTCCGACCGTCACGACGACCGGGACGGTCCCGACGATGGCTGGAACGGTCCGATGCCGAGCTTTCTTTCGGTTGGCTTCGGCACCGAGTGA
- a CDS encoding FAD-binding oxidoreductase, whose product MTSAPSPEALDAFAGLLGSKGFTTDGDAMTPWLTDWRGKYHGAAAAMLSPATTDEVASVVRLCAENDVALVPQGGNSGMVGGATPDASGNTVLLSTRRMNAIRAIDRDAQTVVAEAGVILEHLHEAVLQEGLRFPLTLGGKGSATIGGLVSTNAGGTQVLRHGTMRALVAGIEAVLPDGSIFDGLAPLKKDNRGYDLRHLLCGAEGTLGIVTAACLRLVPAVAARRTAWIGLESPATALQLLRRLDAAIGRELEGFEIIPQSCLDAVLRHIPQTRAPLAKASPWHALVELAGESEDALDAALQAELAAALDAGLIADVVIAKNDRESEDFWRLRDSISEAERAEGPALQHDISVPVDLMPAFIAENPLRLAAAFPGARALSFGHLGDGNVHHHVQPPVDADGRAWLAAHGEAVSRLVYSHVIELGGSISAEHGIGQMKRDIMAELDSPARIAALRGIKAGLDPAGLFNPGKLIG is encoded by the coding sequence ATGACTAGCGCGCCATCGCCTGAGGCCCTCGATGCGTTTGCCGGCCTGCTCGGGTCCAAGGGTTTCACCACCGATGGCGATGCGATGACGCCGTGGTTGACCGACTGGCGCGGCAAATATCATGGCGCCGCCGCCGCGATGCTGTCTCCCGCGACGACCGATGAGGTGGCTTCCGTTGTTCGCCTATGTGCCGAGAACGACGTTGCGTTGGTGCCCCAAGGCGGAAACAGCGGCATGGTCGGAGGCGCGACGCCCGACGCTTCGGGAAATACGGTCTTGCTTTCGACGCGCCGAATGAATGCCATTCGCGCAATCGACCGCGATGCGCAGACTGTCGTCGCCGAAGCCGGCGTGATCCTCGAACATCTGCACGAAGCGGTCCTGCAGGAGGGATTGCGCTTTCCCCTGACCCTTGGCGGCAAGGGGTCGGCGACGATCGGCGGTCTCGTTTCGACCAATGCCGGCGGCACGCAAGTCCTTCGCCACGGTACGATGCGGGCGCTGGTCGCCGGGATCGAGGCCGTGCTGCCCGACGGCAGCATTTTCGATGGCCTCGCGCCATTGAAGAAGGACAATCGCGGCTATGACCTGCGTCACCTGCTCTGCGGCGCCGAGGGGACGTTGGGCATCGTGACGGCGGCGTGCCTTCGCCTCGTGCCCGCCGTGGCGGCGCGCCGGACGGCGTGGATCGGCCTCGAATCGCCCGCCACCGCGCTGCAGTTGCTCCGCCGCCTCGACGCTGCGATTGGCCGCGAACTCGAAGGCTTCGAAATCATTCCGCAAAGCTGCCTCGACGCCGTCCTTCGTCATATTCCCCAAACGCGCGCCCCTCTTGCGAAGGCCAGTCCCTGGCACGCTTTGGTCGAACTCGCCGGCGAGAGCGAAGATGCGCTCGACGCGGCATTGCAGGCCGAACTCGCCGCTGCGCTCGACGCAGGGTTGATCGCGGATGTCGTGATTGCCAAAAATGATCGCGAAAGCGAGGATTTTTGGCGCCTGCGCGATTCCATATCGGAAGCCGAGCGCGCCGAAGGCCCGGCGCTTCAGCACGATATTAGCGTCCCCGTCGACCTTATGCCGGCATTCATCGCCGAAAACCCGCTGCGCCTCGCCGCAGCCTTCCCCGGCGCCCGCGCGCTGTCCTTCGGACATCTGGGCGACGGCAATGTCCATCACCATGTCCAGCCGCCGGTGGATGCCGACGGCCGGGCATGGCTTGCCGCGCATGGAGAAGCGGTAAGCCGGCTCGTCTATTCGCATGTGATCGAACTCGGCGGTTCGATCTCGGCGGAGCACGGGATCGGCCAGATGAAGCGCGACATCATGGCGGAACTAGACAGTCCGGCGCGCATCGCGGCGCTGCGCGGCATAAAGGCGGGCCTCGACCCTGCCGGCCTGTTCAATCCGGGCAAGCTGATCGGCTGA
- a CDS encoding cytochrome b translates to MATNADAGAAGTTADPRYTKVAIWLHWVIGLAVIANIGLAMLTEDMPRETHRAAMATHKALGIAVLFLTIVLILWRLGHKPPPYPAAMPAWQRPVSKIVHLLFYLLLILLPLSGWVWMSAANRPVDFFGLFTVPSIAAPSEALADTLHDRHEVLGLTMLALVTLHILAALKHQFFDRTRLMGRMNPF, encoded by the coding sequence ATGGCCACCAACGCCGACGCCGGGGCAGCGGGAACCACCGCCGACCCGCGCTATACGAAGGTGGCCATATGGCTTCACTGGGTGATCGGGCTGGCGGTTATCGCCAATATCGGTCTCGCGATGCTGACCGAGGACATGCCGCGCGAGACACATCGCGCGGCAATGGCGACCCACAAGGCGCTCGGCATCGCGGTGCTGTTCCTGACCATCGTCCTGATCCTGTGGCGTCTGGGGCATAAACCCCCACCCTATCCGGCGGCGATGCCAGCCTGGCAGCGACCGGTGAGCAAGATCGTCCACCTGCTCTTCTACCTGCTGCTGATCCTGCTGCCACTTTCGGGATGGGTGTGGATGTCGGCGGCCAACCGGCCCGTCGATTTCTTCGGTTTGTTCACGGTGCCGTCGATCGCTGCGCCGAGCGAGGCCTTGGCCGACACCTTGCACGACCGGCACGAGGTGCTGGGGCTGACGATGCTAGCGCTGGTTACGCTGCATATCCTTGCGGCGCTGAAGCATCAGTTTTTCGACCGCACGCGATTGATGGGACGGATGAATCCCTTTTGA